A window from Populus trichocarpa isolate Nisqually-1 chromosome 3, P.trichocarpa_v4.1, whole genome shotgun sequence encodes these proteins:
- the LOC7497829 gene encoding COP1-interactive protein 1 isoform X11 — translation MTKKKHDFRESLKSFIGTHIDPEKDEQLKETKTEIDDKVKRILKLIKEEDLEERDGLSVENSKKEPLLELIEDVQKQYHLLYGQYDHLKGELREKVNGKHGKDTSSSSSSDSESDDSSKHKGSKNGRFESEKITDGIKQELEAANLDVAELRSKLRATSEERDALKWEHQTALNKIQEAEEIIRNLRLEAERSDAGKAQLLIENGELKQKLDSAGVIKAELNQRLEELNKEKDSLILEKEAAMRSIEESEKIREALKLEYETALIKIQEEEEVIRNLKLKAESSNTDKARLLAESGGLKQKLDAAGVIEAELNQRLGELKKEKDSLNLEREAAMRSIEESEKIREALKLEYETALIKIQEEEEVIRNLKIEAESSDTDKARLLAENGGLKQKLDAAGVIEAELNQRLEELNKEKDGMIWEKEAAMRSIEESEKIREALKLEYETALIKIQEEEEVIGNLKLKAESSDTDKTRLLAENGELKQKLDAAGVIEAELNQRLEELNKEKDSLILEREAAMRSIEESEKIREALKLEYETALIKIQEEEEVIRNLKIEAESSDTDKARLLAENGGLKQKLDAAGVIEAELNQRLEELNKEKDGMILEKEAAMRSIEESEKIREALKLEYETALIKIQEEEEVIRNLKLEAESSDTDKARLLAESGGLKQKLDAAGLIEAELNQRLEELNKEKNSLILETEAAMRSIEESEKIREALTLEYETALIKIQEEEEVIRNLKLEVESSDTGKARLLAENGELKQKLDSAGVIEAELNQRMEELNKEKDGMILEKEAAMRSIEESEKIGEDLRILTDQLQEEKATTGQELEALKAELSIMKQQLESAEHQVAEFTHNLSVTKRENDSLTLKLSEISNEMEQAQNTIDGLVGESGHLKDKLGDREREYSSLAEMHETHGNESSTRINGLEVQVRGLELELGSSQARNRDLEVQIESKVAEAKQLGEQNQGLEARILELEMMSKVRGDELSALMKKLEENYNESFSRTESLTVQVDTLLADFKSIHAQKAELEEQMVSRGNEASTRVEGLIDQVNLLQQQLESLRSQKVELEVQLENKTLEISEYRILIENLKEEIVSKTEDQQRVLAEKESCSAQINDLELEVETLCNQKTDLGEQISTETKERERLGEEMVRLQEKILEMEKTQTEREFELSALQERHTNGEIEASAQIMALTEQVNNLHQELDSLQTEKNQMQLQLEKEKEEFSENLTEMENQKSELVSQIAEHRRMLDEQEEAHKKLNEEHKQVEGWFQECKLSLAVAERKVQDMAEEFQKHLGSRDQMVEQLEEMIEDLKRDLEVKGDELNTLVENVRNIEVKLRLSNQKLRVTEQLLTENEDTFRKAEEKYQQEQRVLEERVAVLSGIITANNEAYHSMVADISEKVNNSLLGLDALTMKFEEDCNRYENCILVVSKEILIAKNWFGDTNNENEKLRKEVGNLVVQLQDIKEHESALKEKVEQLEVKVSKEGVEKENLTKAINQLEKKVVALETMMKEKDEGILDLGEEKREAIRQLCIWIEYHQSRYDYLREMLSKMPIRGQRAS, via the exons ATGACAAAGAAAAAGCACGATTTCCGTGAATCATTAAAATCCTTCATTGGAACTCACATTGATCCGGAGAAAGATGAACAgctaaaagaaactaaaacag AAATTGATGACAAGGTAAAAAGGATCTTGAAGCTTATCAAAGAGGAAGATCTTGAAGAACGAGATGGCCTCTCAGTAGAAAACTCCAAAAAAGAGCCTCTTCTTGAGCTAATTGAGGATGTCCAGAAACAGTACCATTTGCTCTATGGACAATATGATCATCTGAAGGGAGAGCTGAGAGAGAAAGTTAATGGCAAACATGGAAAAGATACCTCATCTTCATCTAGCTCAGACTCAGAATCTGATGATTCTTCTAAGCACAAAGGCAGTAAAAATGGTCGttttgaaagtgaaaagataaCAGATGGCATAAAGCAAGAACTTGAAGCAGCAAATCTAGACGTTGCTGAACTGAGGAGTAAGTTGAGAGCTACAAGTGAGGAAAGGGATGCTTTAAAGTGGGAACATCAAACAGCTTTGAACAAGATACAAGAAGCAGAAGAAATCATCAGAAATTTGAGGCTTGAAGCTGAACGATCAGATGCTGGCAAAGCACAACTTTTGATTGAGAATGGAGAACTGAAGCAAAAACTAGATTCTGCTGGCGTGATAAAAGCAGAACTAAATCAAAGACTGGAGGAACTGAACAAAGAGAAAGATAGCCTGATTTTGGAGAAAGAGGCTGCCATGAGAAGCATTGAAGAGAGTGAGAAGATCAGAGAAGCTTTAAAGTTAGAATATGAGACAGCTTTGATCAAGAttcaagaagaagaggaggtcATCAGAAATTTGAAGCTTAAAGCTGAAAGTTCAAACACTGATAAAGCACGACTTTTGGCTGAGAGTGGGGGACTGAAGCAAAAACTAGATGCTGCTGGCGTGATAGAAGCAGAACTGAATCAAAGACTGGGGGAactgaaaaaagagaaagatagcCTGAATTTGGAGAGAGAGGCTGCCATGAGAAGCATTGAAGAGAGTGAGAAGATCAGAGAAGCTTTGAAGTTGGAATATGAGACAGCTTTGATCAAGAttcaagaagaagaggaggtcATCAGAAATTTGAAGATTGAAGCTGAAAGTTCAGACACTGATAAAGCACGGCTTTTGGCTGAGAATGGGGGACTGAAGCAAAAACTAGATGCTGCTGGCGTGATAGAAGCAGAACTGAATCAAAGACTGGAGGAACTGAACAAAGAGAAAGATGGCATGATTTGGGAGAAAGAGGCTGCCATGAGAAGCATTGAAGAGAGTGAGAAGATCAGAGAAGCTTTGAAGTTGGAATATGAGACAGCTTTGATCAAGAttcaagaagaagaggaggtcATCGGAAATTTGAAGCTTAAAGCTGAAAGTTCAGATACTGATAAAACCCGACTTTTGGCTGAGAATGGGGAACTGAAGCAAAAACTAGATGCTGCTGGCGTGATAGAAGCAGAACTGAATCAAAGACTGGAGGAACTGAACAAAGAGAAAGATAGCCTGATTTTGGAGAGAGAGGCTGCCATGAGAAGCATTGAAGAGAGTGAGAAGATCAGAGAAGCTTTGAAGTTGGAATATGAGACAGCTTTGATCAAGAttcaagaagaagaggaggtcATCAGAAATTTGAAGATTGAAGCTGAAAGTTCAGACACTGATAAAGCACGGCTTTTGGCTGAGAATGGGGGACTGAAGCAAAAACTAGATGCTGCTGGCGTGATAGAAGCAGAACTGAATCAAAGACTGGAGGAACTGAACAAAGAGAAAGATGGCATGATTTTGGAGAAAGAGGCTGCCATGAGAAGCATTGAAGAGAGTGAGAAGATCAGAGAAGCTTTGAAGTTGGAATATGAGACAGCTTTGATCAAGAttcaagaagaagaggag gtcATCAGAAATTTGAAGCTCGAAGCTGAAAGCTCAGACACTGATAAAGCCCGACTTTTGGCTGAGAGTGGGGGACTGAAGCAAAAACTAGATGCTGCTGGCTTGATAGAAGCAGAACTGAATCAAAGACTGGAGGAACtgaacaaagagaaaaatagcCTGATTTTGGAGACAGAGGCTGCCATGAGAAGCATTGAAGAGAGTGAGAAGATCAGAGAAGCTTTGACGTTGGAATATGAGACAGCTTTGATCAAGAttcaagaagaagaggaggtcATCAGAAATTTGAAGCTCGAAGTTGAAAGCTCAGACACTGGTAAAGCACGACTTTTGGCTGAGAATGGAGAACTGAAGCAAAAACTAGATTCTGCTGGCGTGATAGAAGCAGAACTGAATCAAAGAATGGAGGAACTGAACAAAGAGAAAGATGGCATGATTTTGGAGAAAGAGGCTGCCATGAGAAGCATTGAAGAGAGTGAGAAGATTGGAGAAGACTTAAGAATCTTGACTGATCAGCTGCAAGAAGAAAAAGCTACCACAGGGCAAGAACTAGAAGCTCTTAAAGCAGAACTTTCTATCATGAAGCAACAGCTGGAATCTGCAGAACATCAAGTTGCAGAATTTACCCATAATCTGAGTGTCACCAAGAGGGAGAATGATTCTCTTACCTTGAAATTATCTGAAATCTCAAATGAGATGGAGCAGGCACAAAACACAATTGATGGACTCGTAGGTGAATCAGGTCACTTAAAGGATAAATTGGGTGACAGGGAAAGGGAGTACTCATCTCTTGCAGAGATGCACGAGACACATGGGAATGAATCATCAACTCGGATAAATGGATTGGAGGTACAAGTAAGAGGTCTGGAGCTGGAGCTGGGATCATCGCAAGCCCGGAATAGAGATCTTGAGGTGCAGATTGAAAGCAAGGTGGCTGAAGCAAAGCAACTGGGAGAACAGAATCAGGGATTAGAAGCCCGGATTTTGGAACTTGAAATGATGTCGAAAGTGAGAGGGGATGAACTTTCTGCTCTCATGAAGAAACTCGAGGAAAATTATAATGAATCATTCTCTAGAACAGAGAGTTTGACAGTGCAGGTCGATACTCTGCTAGCAGACTTCAAATCTATTCATGCCCAGAAAGCAGAATTGGAGGAACAGATGGTAAGTAGAGGTAATGAAGCATCGACTCGAGTTGAGGGGCTTATTGATCAGGTCAACTTGTTACAACAACAACTGGAGTCTCTACGCAGCCAGAAAGTTGAACTTGAAGTGCAACTCGAGAATAAAACTCTAGAAATTTCAGAATATCGAATTCTGATAGAAAATTTGAAAGAGGAGATAGTAAGCAAGACTGAAGATCAACAAAGAGTCCTGGCAGAAAAAGAAAGTTGCTCAGCACAAATCAATGATCTGGAACTAGAGGTGGAGACTCTGTGCAACCAGAAAACTGATCTTGGGGAGCAAATAAGTACTGAAACCAAGGAAAGGGAGCGATTGGGAGAGGAAATGGtgagattacaagaaaagatccttgaaatggaaaaaacacaaacagaGAGAGAGTTTGAGTTATCTGCCCTCCAGGAGAGACATACAAATGGGGAGATTGAAGCTTCTGCTCAGATAATGGCATTAACGGAACAGGTCAACAATCTGCATCAGGAATTGGATTCTTTGCAGACTGAGAAAAACCAAATGCAATTGCAGCTTgaaaaggagaaggaagaaTTTTCAGAAAACCTAACCGAAATGGAAAATCAGAAATCTGAGCTCGTGAGCCAGATTGCAGAGCATCGGAGAATGCTGGATGAACAGGAGGAGGCACACAAAAAGCTAAATGAGGAGCATAAGCAAGTTGAAGGCTGGTTTCAGGAGTGCAAGTTGAGTCTTGCAGTAGCAGAAAGGAAAGTTCAAGACATGGCAGAAGAATTCCAAAAGCATTTGGGTTCTAGAGATCAGATGGTAGAGCAGTTGGAAGAGATGATTGAGGACCTGAAGAGAGATCTTGAAGTAAAAGGAGATGAACTTAACACCTTGGTCGAGAATGTGCGAAATATAGAAGTTAAGCTCCGGCTGTCAAACCAGAAGCTCCGTGTCACGGAACAATTACTAACAGAGAATGAAGACACCTTTAGAAAAGCGGAAGAGAAGTATCAACAAGAACAGAGAGTGCTTGAAGAAAGGGTTGCTGTATTGTCCGGGATAATCACCGCAAATAATGAAGCTTATCACAGTATGGTTGCAGATATCTCAGAAAAAGTAAACAATTCATTGTTAGGACTGGATGCTTTGACCATGAAGTTTGAAGAAGATTGTAACAGGTATGAGAACTGTATTTTGGTAGTTTCAAAGGAGATTCTGATTGCGAAGAATTGGTTTGGGGACACAAATAATGAAAACGAAAAACTGAGAAAGGAAGTAGGTAATTTAGTTGTGCAGCTACAAGATATAAAAGAACACGAATCGGCATTAAAGGAGAAGGTTGAGCAATTAGAGGTCAAGGTGAGCAAGGAAGGAGTGGAGAAGGAGAATTTGACCAAAGCTATCAACCAACTGGAGAAAAAGGTGGTAGCATTGGAGACgatgatgaaagaaaaggatgagGGGATATTAGACCTCGGAGAGGAGAAGAGGGAAGCAATAAGGCAGCTATGCATATGGATTGAATATCACCAAAGTCGCTATGATTATCTCAGGGAGATGCTCTCAAAAATGCCCATTAGAGGCCAGAGGGCATCTTAG
- the LOC7497829 gene encoding COP1-interactive protein 1 isoform X3: MTKKKHDFRESLKSFIGTHIDPEKDEQLKETKTEIDDKVKRILKLIKEEDLEERDGLSVENSKKEPLLELIEDVQKQYHLLYGQYDHLKGELREKVNGKHGKDTSSSSSSDSESDDSSKHKGSKNGRFESEKITDGIKQELEAANLDVAELRSKLRATSEERDALKWEHQTALNKIQEAEEIIRNLRLEAERSDAGKAQLLIENGELKQKLDSAGVIKAELNQRLEELNKEKDSLILEKEAAMRSIEESEKIREALKLEYETALIKIQEEEEVIRNLKLKAESSNTDKARLLAESGGLKQKLDAAGVIEAELNQRLGELKKEKDSLNLEREAAMRSIEESEKIREALKLEYETALIKIQEEEEVIRNLKIEAESSDTDKARLLAENGGLKQKLDAAGVIEAELNQRLEELNKEKDGMIWEKEAAMRSIEESEKIREALKLEYETALIKIQEEEEVIGNLKLKAESSDTDKTRLLAENGELKQKLDAAGVIEAELNQRLEELNKEKDSLILEREAAMRSIEESEKIREALKLEYETALIKIQEEEEVIRNLKIEAESSDTDKARLLAENGGLKQKLDAAGVIEAELNQRLEELNKEKDGMILEKEAAMRSIEESEKIREALKLEYETALIKIQEEEEVIRNLKIEAESSDTDKAWLLAESGGLKQKLDAAGVIEAELNQRLEELNKEKDGLILETEAAMRSIEESEKIREALKLEYETALIKIQEEEEVIRNLKLEAESSDTDKARLLAESGGLKQKLDAAGLIEAELNQRLEELNKEKNSLILETEAAMRSIEESEKIREALTLEYETALIKIQEEEEVIRNLKLEVESSDTGKARLLAENGELKQKLDSAGVIEAELNQRMEELNKEKDGMILEKEAAMRSIEESEKIGEDLRILTDQLQEEKATTGQELEALKAELSIMKQQLESAEHQVAEFTHNLSVTKRENDSLTLKLSEISNEMEQAQNTIDGLVGESGHLKDKLGDREREYSSLAEMHETHGNESSTRINGLEVQVRGLELELGSSQARNRDLEVQIESKVAEAKQLGEQNQGLEARILELEMMSKVRGDELSALMKKLEENYNESFSRTESLTVQVDTLLADFKSIHAQKAELEEQMVSRGNEASTRVEGLIDQVNLLQQQLESLRSQKVELEVQLENKTLEISEYRILIENLKEEIVSKTEDQQRVLAEKESCSAQINDLELEVETLCNQKTDLGEQISTETKERERLGEEMVRLQEKILEMEKTQTEREFELSALQERHTNGEIEASAQIMALTEQVNNLHQELDSLQTEKNQMQLQLEKEKEEFSENLTEMENQKSELVSQIAEHRRMLDEQEEAHKKLNEEHKQVEGWFQECKLSLAVAERKVQDMAEEFQKHLGSRDQMVEQLEEMIEDLKRDLEVKGDELNTLVENVRNIEVKLRLSNQKLRVTEQLLTENEDTFRKAEEKYQQEQRVLEERVAVLSGIITANNEAYHSMVADISEKVNNSLLGLDALTMKFEEDCNRYENCILVVSKEILIAKNWFGDTNNENEKLRKEVGNLVVQLQDIKEHESALKEKVEQLEVKVSKEGVEKENLTKAINQLEKKVVALETMMKEKDEGILDLGEEKREAIRQLCIWIEYHQSRYDYLREMLSKMPIRGQRAS, encoded by the exons ATGACAAAGAAAAAGCACGATTTCCGTGAATCATTAAAATCCTTCATTGGAACTCACATTGATCCGGAGAAAGATGAACAgctaaaagaaactaaaacag AAATTGATGACAAGGTAAAAAGGATCTTGAAGCTTATCAAAGAGGAAGATCTTGAAGAACGAGATGGCCTCTCAGTAGAAAACTCCAAAAAAGAGCCTCTTCTTGAGCTAATTGAGGATGTCCAGAAACAGTACCATTTGCTCTATGGACAATATGATCATCTGAAGGGAGAGCTGAGAGAGAAAGTTAATGGCAAACATGGAAAAGATACCTCATCTTCATCTAGCTCAGACTCAGAATCTGATGATTCTTCTAAGCACAAAGGCAGTAAAAATGGTCGttttgaaagtgaaaagataaCAGATGGCATAAAGCAAGAACTTGAAGCAGCAAATCTAGACGTTGCTGAACTGAGGAGTAAGTTGAGAGCTACAAGTGAGGAAAGGGATGCTTTAAAGTGGGAACATCAAACAGCTTTGAACAAGATACAAGAAGCAGAAGAAATCATCAGAAATTTGAGGCTTGAAGCTGAACGATCAGATGCTGGCAAAGCACAACTTTTGATTGAGAATGGAGAACTGAAGCAAAAACTAGATTCTGCTGGCGTGATAAAAGCAGAACTAAATCAAAGACTGGAGGAACTGAACAAAGAGAAAGATAGCCTGATTTTGGAGAAAGAGGCTGCCATGAGAAGCATTGAAGAGAGTGAGAAGATCAGAGAAGCTTTAAAGTTAGAATATGAGACAGCTTTGATCAAGAttcaagaagaagaggaggtcATCAGAAATTTGAAGCTTAAAGCTGAAAGTTCAAACACTGATAAAGCACGACTTTTGGCTGAGAGTGGGGGACTGAAGCAAAAACTAGATGCTGCTGGCGTGATAGAAGCAGAACTGAATCAAAGACTGGGGGAactgaaaaaagagaaagatagcCTGAATTTGGAGAGAGAGGCTGCCATGAGAAGCATTGAAGAGAGTGAGAAGATCAGAGAAGCTTTGAAGTTGGAATATGAGACAGCTTTGATCAAGAttcaagaagaagaggaggtcATCAGAAATTTGAAGATTGAAGCTGAAAGTTCAGACACTGATAAAGCACGGCTTTTGGCTGAGAATGGGGGACTGAAGCAAAAACTAGATGCTGCTGGCGTGATAGAAGCAGAACTGAATCAAAGACTGGAGGAACTGAACAAAGAGAAAGATGGCATGATTTGGGAGAAAGAGGCTGCCATGAGAAGCATTGAAGAGAGTGAGAAGATCAGAGAAGCTTTGAAGTTGGAATATGAGACAGCTTTGATCAAGAttcaagaagaagaggaggtcATCGGAAATTTGAAGCTTAAAGCTGAAAGTTCAGATACTGATAAAACCCGACTTTTGGCTGAGAATGGGGAACTGAAGCAAAAACTAGATGCTGCTGGCGTGATAGAAGCAGAACTGAATCAAAGACTGGAGGAACTGAACAAAGAGAAAGATAGCCTGATTTTGGAGAGAGAGGCTGCCATGAGAAGCATTGAAGAGAGTGAGAAGATCAGAGAAGCTTTGAAGTTGGAATATGAGACAGCTTTGATCAAGAttcaagaagaagaggaggtcATCAGAAATTTGAAGATTGAAGCTGAAAGTTCAGACACTGATAAAGCACGGCTTTTGGCTGAGAATGGGGGACTGAAGCAAAAACTAGATGCTGCTGGCGTGATAGAAGCAGAACTGAATCAAAGACTGGAGGAACTGAACAAAGAGAAAGATGGCATGATTTTGGAGAAAGAGGCTGCCATGAGAAGCATTGAAGAGAGTGAGAAGATCAGAGAAGCTTTGAAGTTGGAATATGAGACAGCTTTGATCAAGAttcaagaagaagaggag gtcATCAGAAATTTGAAGATTGAAGCTGAAAGCTCAGACACTGATAAAGCATGGCTTTTGGCTGAGAGTGGGGGACTGAAGCAAAAACTAGATGCTGCTGGCGTGATAGAAGCAGAACTGAATCAAAGACTGGAGGAACTGAACAAAGAGAAAGATGGCCTGATTTTGGAGACAGAGGCTGCCATGAGAAGCATTGAAGAGAGTGAGAAGATCAGAGAAGCTTTGAAGTTGGAATATGAGACAGCTTTGATCAAGAttcaagaagaagaggaggtcATCAGAAATTTGAAGCTCGAAGCTGAAAGCTCAGACACTGATAAAGCCCGACTTTTGGCTGAGAGTGGGGGACTGAAGCAAAAACTAGATGCTGCTGGCTTGATAGAAGCAGAACTGAATCAAAGACTGGAGGAACtgaacaaagagaaaaatagcCTGATTTTGGAGACAGAGGCTGCCATGAGAAGCATTGAAGAGAGTGAGAAGATCAGAGAAGCTTTGACGTTGGAATATGAGACAGCTTTGATCAAGAttcaagaagaagaggaggtcATCAGAAATTTGAAGCTCGAAGTTGAAAGCTCAGACACTGGTAAAGCACGACTTTTGGCTGAGAATGGAGAACTGAAGCAAAAACTAGATTCTGCTGGCGTGATAGAAGCAGAACTGAATCAAAGAATGGAGGAACTGAACAAAGAGAAAGATGGCATGATTTTGGAGAAAGAGGCTGCCATGAGAAGCATTGAAGAGAGTGAGAAGATTGGAGAAGACTTAAGAATCTTGACTGATCAGCTGCAAGAAGAAAAAGCTACCACAGGGCAAGAACTAGAAGCTCTTAAAGCAGAACTTTCTATCATGAAGCAACAGCTGGAATCTGCAGAACATCAAGTTGCAGAATTTACCCATAATCTGAGTGTCACCAAGAGGGAGAATGATTCTCTTACCTTGAAATTATCTGAAATCTCAAATGAGATGGAGCAGGCACAAAACACAATTGATGGACTCGTAGGTGAATCAGGTCACTTAAAGGATAAATTGGGTGACAGGGAAAGGGAGTACTCATCTCTTGCAGAGATGCACGAGACACATGGGAATGAATCATCAACTCGGATAAATGGATTGGAGGTACAAGTAAGAGGTCTGGAGCTGGAGCTGGGATCATCGCAAGCCCGGAATAGAGATCTTGAGGTGCAGATTGAAAGCAAGGTGGCTGAAGCAAAGCAACTGGGAGAACAGAATCAGGGATTAGAAGCCCGGATTTTGGAACTTGAAATGATGTCGAAAGTGAGAGGGGATGAACTTTCTGCTCTCATGAAGAAACTCGAGGAAAATTATAATGAATCATTCTCTAGAACAGAGAGTTTGACAGTGCAGGTCGATACTCTGCTAGCAGACTTCAAATCTATTCATGCCCAGAAAGCAGAATTGGAGGAACAGATGGTAAGTAGAGGTAATGAAGCATCGACTCGAGTTGAGGGGCTTATTGATCAGGTCAACTTGTTACAACAACAACTGGAGTCTCTACGCAGCCAGAAAGTTGAACTTGAAGTGCAACTCGAGAATAAAACTCTAGAAATTTCAGAATATCGAATTCTGATAGAAAATTTGAAAGAGGAGATAGTAAGCAAGACTGAAGATCAACAAAGAGTCCTGGCAGAAAAAGAAAGTTGCTCAGCACAAATCAATGATCTGGAACTAGAGGTGGAGACTCTGTGCAACCAGAAAACTGATCTTGGGGAGCAAATAAGTACTGAAACCAAGGAAAGGGAGCGATTGGGAGAGGAAATGGtgagattacaagaaaagatccttgaaatggaaaaaacacaaacagaGAGAGAGTTTGAGTTATCTGCCCTCCAGGAGAGACATACAAATGGGGAGATTGAAGCTTCTGCTCAGATAATGGCATTAACGGAACAGGTCAACAATCTGCATCAGGAATTGGATTCTTTGCAGACTGAGAAAAACCAAATGCAATTGCAGCTTgaaaaggagaaggaagaaTTTTCAGAAAACCTAACCGAAATGGAAAATCAGAAATCTGAGCTCGTGAGCCAGATTGCAGAGCATCGGAGAATGCTGGATGAACAGGAGGAGGCACACAAAAAGCTAAATGAGGAGCATAAGCAAGTTGAAGGCTGGTTTCAGGAGTGCAAGTTGAGTCTTGCAGTAGCAGAAAGGAAAGTTCAAGACATGGCAGAAGAATTCCAAAAGCATTTGGGTTCTAGAGATCAGATGGTAGAGCAGTTGGAAGAGATGATTGAGGACCTGAAGAGAGATCTTGAAGTAAAAGGAGATGAACTTAACACCTTGGTCGAGAATGTGCGAAATATAGAAGTTAAGCTCCGGCTGTCAAACCAGAAGCTCCGTGTCACGGAACAATTACTAACAGAGAATGAAGACACCTTTAGAAAAGCGGAAGAGAAGTATCAACAAGAACAGAGAGTGCTTGAAGAAAGGGTTGCTGTATTGTCCGGGATAATCACCGCAAATAATGAAGCTTATCACAGTATGGTTGCAGATATCTCAGAAAAAGTAAACAATTCATTGTTAGGACTGGATGCTTTGACCATGAAGTTTGAAGAAGATTGTAACAGGTATGAGAACTGTATTTTGGTAGTTTCAAAGGAGATTCTGATTGCGAAGAATTGGTTTGGGGACACAAATAATGAAAACGAAAAACTGAGAAAGGAAGTAGGTAATTTAGTTGTGCAGCTACAAGATATAAAAGAACACGAATCGGCATTAAAGGAGAAGGTTGAGCAATTAGAGGTCAAGGTGAGCAAGGAAGGAGTGGAGAAGGAGAATTTGACCAAAGCTATCAACCAACTGGAGAAAAAGGTGGTAGCATTGGAGACgatgatgaaagaaaaggatgagGGGATATTAGACCTCGGAGAGGAGAAGAGGGAAGCAATAAGGCAGCTATGCATATGGATTGAATATCACCAAAGTCGCTATGATTATCTCAGGGAGATGCTCTCAAAAATGCCCATTAGAGGCCAGAGGGCATCTTAG